In Rubrivirga marina, the following are encoded in one genomic region:
- a CDS encoding glycosyltransferase family 4 protein has protein sequence MPTRILFLHNYYQQRGGEDESFESEVRLLKSRGHDVVVHTVHNDAVDGMSRLALAATPVWSRASYGTVRALLRQHRPDVLHCNNTFPLLSPSVYYAARAEGVPVVQHLRNYRLGCVNGLFFRDGHVCEDCLGARAPWRGVQHGCYRGSRAASAAVAAMVAVHRAAHTWTTMVDTYVTMTEFAKDKLVQSGLPADRIVVKPNFLDPVPAVGSGSGGYAVFAGRLSSEKGLQTLFEAWERLGGAIELKVIGDGPEAARVERAAAQVPGVSWLGRQPLERVHELMGEARLVVFPSEWFETFGRVAMESFAMGTPVVAADIGAVAELVDHGRTGLRFRPGDPESLAEQVGWALAHPDAWQAMRAEVRREFEARFTADATYETMVRIYERVTARPAVAPARRAAAAVGRPYVAPPVAVRGV, from the coding sequence ATGCCGACTCGCATCCTGTTCCTGCACAACTACTACCAGCAGCGCGGCGGGGAGGACGAGAGCTTCGAGTCCGAGGTCCGGCTCCTCAAGTCTAGGGGGCACGACGTCGTGGTCCACACGGTCCACAACGACGCCGTCGACGGGATGTCGCGGCTGGCGCTGGCGGCGACGCCGGTCTGGAGCCGGGCGTCGTACGGGACGGTCCGGGCGCTGCTCCGCCAGCACCGGCCGGACGTGCTCCACTGCAACAACACGTTCCCGCTCCTCTCGCCGTCGGTGTACTACGCGGCGCGGGCCGAGGGCGTGCCGGTCGTCCAGCACCTCCGGAACTACCGGCTGGGCTGCGTCAACGGCCTGTTCTTTCGGGACGGCCACGTCTGCGAGGACTGCCTCGGCGCGCGGGCCCCGTGGCGGGGCGTCCAGCACGGCTGCTACCGCGGGAGCCGGGCCGCCAGCGCGGCCGTGGCGGCCATGGTCGCCGTCCACCGCGCGGCCCACACGTGGACCACGATGGTGGACACGTACGTCACGATGACAGAGTTCGCGAAAGACAAGCTGGTCCAGAGCGGGCTGCCTGCCGACCGGATCGTGGTCAAGCCGAACTTTCTCGACCCCGTGCCGGCGGTCGGGAGCGGGTCGGGCGGGTACGCCGTCTTCGCGGGCCGGCTGTCGTCAGAGAAGGGGCTCCAGACGCTGTTCGAGGCGTGGGAGCGGCTCGGCGGGGCCATCGAGCTCAAGGTGATCGGCGACGGGCCCGAGGCGGCCCGGGTCGAGCGAGCCGCCGCGCAGGTCCCCGGCGTGTCCTGGCTCGGCCGCCAGCCCCTCGAGCGCGTGCACGAGCTGATGGGCGAGGCCCGGCTCGTGGTGTTCCCCTCCGAGTGGTTCGAGACGTTCGGCCGCGTGGCGATGGAGTCGTTCGCCATGGGGACCCCCGTGGTGGCCGCCGACATCGGGGCGGTCGCCGAGCTCGTCGACCACGGCCGGACGGGCCTCCGGTTCCGGCCCGGGGACCCCGAGAGCCTCGCCGAGCAGGTCGGGTGGGCGCTCGCGCACCCCGACGCCTGGCAGGCGATGCGCGCGGAGGTCCGGCGCGAGTTCGAGGCCCGCTTCACGGCGGACGCGACCTACGAGACGATGGTCCGGATCTACGAGCGGGTCACCGCGCGTCCGGCCGTGGCGCCAGCCCGCCGCGCAGCGGCGGCCGTCGGGCGGCCGTACGTGGCCCCGCCGGTCGCCGTGCGCGGGGTCTAG
- a CDS encoding PKD domain-containing protein — MASSYCMRAFAFLLVALLVAPAALAQSPLLRFENLDGAPFPDRLVMSRIGTLASPPPANGVHDVSKVRLSNDGTAALTVSSLTLAGPFQLVTTPALPFSLPAGGSTDLSVRFVAETGSLQSGTRGFHSGTLTVGSNDPTRPSAAVALRGYWQNLSENNREPKLNEMVGSQLFGYGTQILGSGQVINSRGRIERVGDEVVSPYWRLADAGQPVTVRQLAAYHGCCTDAAPLYWHARGSTATTQVVRHNATDGQTLLPRRAGSTTALTVGTFAPGAGTVFGFRVAGNEWSDPFRNDPTPDDCSSGVGTCGQHVRFWPAKDPSGAPIPNTYIMGMDYAGINYDFNDNVYLVSNVTPAEAVATSGTVRLNAGGLGVTTGGVAFGASQFATNGQGYTPTCDLGDIAGTTDDDLYRTELEPVTGSSPKAFALNVPVPNGEYTVRLHFAEIYWGSCGAPAATVGKRVFSVTMEGQSVLTDLDIFAEVGVRRALVKTFQTTVTGNMLNVSFLASKDNPMLSAIEIVPGVTDLPPARPTALVATGSTGGVALDWADNTESDLVGYTVHRSAIAGGPYVALTSTPVTTSAFSDGTLASGERAFYVVRAVDVGGNVSDASAEVHATRQVPATTFTTVNWGTVAAQPLGNSEAQAAVVGGKLYSFGGFDVEKKNGACNCFTPTPRAYVYDPAAGTGGTWTPLAPLPHTNGGGVTHAGITTDGVDVFFAGGYIANAARTGQIFGTNQVWRYNTATNTYTALPNLPAERASGQLTYFGGKLYFIGGANKARTQDVGNVYVLDYAAFKAGQTVTWGSAAALPNPRTHMGGVVLNNLIYAVGGQHGRDEELVTQASVHAYDPASNTWAPVASLPQALSHISGATYVHEGRIIVLGGERAHTSFVNTAYAYNPATNAWATLTPLPVSRASGVGGSLGGSLYYSTGNFNRPTYQGTPGTPNQPPTAAFTATPDGASPLTIHFNAGTSSDPDGAIASYAWSFGDGTPDGTTGPTIDHTYATNGTYTIVLTVTDNNGATATASQTLTVLASASRPFVTGTLPASGATGVLRNAYVAVDVSLPNVGYGIDAATLTAATVRLYPTGDPASAVVAQLNTSAGGDAVVLQPTTLLGANVAYTFEVTEGLRDLAGQPFLPFTSTFTTGSLPTGAPPSNVQFQRVSLSAATPSVVGQHSSLAIGPDGRLYATTIQGSIKRWDIAADGSLSNLQTYNTVRTMNGGTNRLLVGLAFDPASTAADPILWVTHSTFGFNNVPDWGGKLTRLSGVDFATAQDVLVNLPRSIRDHATNSVAFGPDGALYLLQGSNSAMGDADTAWGNRPERRLSAAVLRVDVAGLMAGSLPLDVKTSEGGTYDPAAPGAPVRVFASGVRNAYDLVWHTNGDLYVPTNGSAANGRAPASVAGTIRPDGLPYNGPAVPAIDAVETQNDYLFRVAPPSGGTWGYHYYGHPNPTRGEYVLNGGNPTDGLDLAQVDRYPVGVQPDAAWGGFAYNFGRNISPNGVVEYKSNTFGGALKGKLLVVRYSGGDDIVVLTPGASRDIAPDGDSRLLVQGSELFSDPLDLIENPATGDLYVSEYGGGGQILLLRPTVNQPPVASFTVTPDPGNPLAFTFDASGSTDNGTITGYAWAFGDGTMGTGLTTSYTYASGGSYTVVLTVTDNENATGTAQQTVSAGSPGNGPFLEAGGLVVVEAENAHESIARGGQSWTQTPAAGAVGTALGALPNTGVNRNAGFVGTAPELRYRVQFSTPGTYYVWGRVLAASNDDDSFHTGIDGTGPASADRLFTAVRNEMAWTNTTMDSNSRATITVGSAGEHVISVWMREDGMILDRLLLTTNAALTPTGNGPAESTRNSNQAPVASFTATHDGEAPLSYTFDASASTDDGTITGYAWDFGDGATGTGSAPAHTYAASGTYTVALTVTDNGGATGTAQKTLVVDDGSLAVVAEAGAVTVSQTSGAQWHAVALQHAFADPVVVMGPPSSGDPEPVTVRVRNVTASGFEFQLDEWDYLDGVHGAETVAYLVAERGVHTLADGRLLEAGTTGASGSMNTAALAAPFAAAPVLLAQVVSTGSPNAVTTRLRNVTATSFQVKLQAQESTSGYGTETLAYVAIALGTTDGEFDAGRTTDRVTNTFTGITYGAPFAAAPVVVAAMQTMNGSDPSTLRTQSALPAGIQMRVEEEQSADAETSHGTEVVGYVALTAGPVYALPPPPVNQPPVPNFAATPDGANPLSYTFDASASTDDGTITGYAWDFGDGATGTGSAPAHTYAASGTYTVALTVTDNEGATATAQKTLTVNDGSLAAVAEAGSATVSQASGAQWHAVAFQRPFADPVVVMGPPSSGDPEPVTVRVRNVTASGFEFQLDEWDYLDGVHGAETVAWLAVERGAHTLADGRRVEAGTTAASGSMKTATFGSPFAAAPVVLGQIVTASRSEALTTRLRNVTATSFQVRLQTQESSSNVGQETLAYVALEPGTTPGKTDVGRTTDRVTDAFAGITYGASFAQAPLFMASMQTLNGSDPSTLRHQSASPTGIQVRVEEEQSADAETAHGTEVVGYVALPAGPLYAQPPPSLAQAASAGLLAEALPEAYALETNRPNPFRSRTTLRYALPEEASVRLTVYDALGRRVAVVVDEAQPAGWHEVSFDAGGLAAGVYVCHLEAGAFAQSQRMSIVR; from the coding sequence ATGGCCTCTTCCTACTGCATGAGGGCGTTTGCCTTCCTGTTGGTCGCGCTCCTCGTCGCCCCAGCGGCTCTCGCTCAGTCCCCGCTCCTCCGGTTCGAGAACCTCGACGGGGCGCCGTTCCCGGACCGCCTCGTCATGAGCCGGATCGGGACGCTGGCGAGCCCGCCGCCCGCCAACGGCGTCCATGACGTCTCGAAGGTCCGGCTCTCCAACGACGGCACGGCCGCGCTCACGGTCTCGTCGCTGACGCTCGCCGGGCCGTTCCAACTCGTCACGACGCCGGCCCTCCCGTTCTCTCTCCCCGCCGGCGGCTCGACCGACCTCTCGGTCCGGTTCGTCGCCGAGACCGGCTCGCTCCAGAGCGGGACCCGTGGGTTCCACTCGGGGACGCTGACGGTGGGCTCGAACGACCCGACGAGACCGAGCGCCGCTGTCGCACTCCGGGGCTACTGGCAGAACCTCTCCGAGAACAACCGGGAGCCCAAGCTGAACGAGATGGTCGGATCGCAGCTGTTCGGGTACGGAACGCAGATCTTGGGCTCGGGCCAAGTCATCAACAGCCGGGGCCGGATCGAGCGGGTCGGCGACGAGGTCGTCTCGCCGTACTGGCGCCTGGCGGACGCGGGCCAGCCCGTCACCGTCCGCCAACTCGCGGCCTACCACGGGTGCTGCACCGACGCGGCCCCGCTCTACTGGCATGCGCGGGGATCGACGGCGACCACCCAGGTCGTCCGCCACAACGCGACGGACGGACAGACCCTCCTCCCGCGCCGGGCGGGGAGCACGACGGCCCTCACCGTCGGCACCTTCGCGCCGGGCGCCGGGACCGTCTTCGGGTTCCGGGTCGCGGGGAACGAGTGGAGCGACCCGTTCCGCAACGACCCGACGCCCGACGACTGCTCCAGCGGCGTCGGCACGTGCGGCCAGCACGTCCGGTTCTGGCCCGCCAAGGACCCGAGCGGCGCCCCCATCCCCAACACGTACATCATGGGGATGGACTACGCCGGGATCAACTACGACTTCAACGACAACGTGTACCTCGTCTCGAACGTCACGCCGGCCGAGGCCGTCGCGACGTCGGGGACGGTCCGGCTCAACGCCGGCGGCCTCGGGGTCACGACAGGCGGGGTCGCGTTCGGGGCCTCCCAGTTCGCGACGAACGGGCAGGGCTACACGCCGACGTGCGACCTCGGCGACATCGCGGGGACGACGGACGACGACCTCTACCGGACCGAACTCGAGCCGGTCACGGGGAGCAGCCCGAAGGCGTTCGCCCTGAACGTCCCGGTCCCGAACGGGGAGTACACCGTCCGGCTCCACTTCGCCGAGATCTACTGGGGGAGCTGCGGGGCCCCGGCGGCGACCGTCGGGAAGCGCGTGTTCTCGGTGACGATGGAGGGCCAGTCGGTCCTGACGGACCTCGACATCTTCGCCGAGGTCGGGGTCCGGCGGGCCCTCGTCAAGACGTTCCAGACGACGGTCACGGGGAACATGCTCAACGTGTCGTTCCTCGCGAGCAAGGACAACCCGATGCTCTCGGCCATCGAGATCGTCCCGGGCGTGACGGACCTCCCGCCGGCCAGGCCGACGGCGCTCGTGGCGACGGGATCGACCGGCGGCGTGGCCCTCGACTGGGCCGACAACACCGAGTCTGACCTCGTGGGCTACACGGTTCACCGCAGCGCGATCGCGGGCGGCCCTTACGTGGCCCTCACTTCGACGCCCGTCACGACGTCGGCCTTCTCGGACGGCACGCTCGCCAGCGGCGAGCGCGCGTTCTACGTCGTCCGCGCCGTCGACGTCGGTGGCAACGTGTCTGACGCCTCGGCCGAGGTCCACGCGACGCGCCAGGTGCCCGCGACGACGTTCACGACCGTCAACTGGGGGACCGTCGCGGCTCAGCCGCTCGGCAACTCCGAGGCTCAAGCGGCCGTCGTTGGCGGCAAGCTGTACTCGTTCGGTGGGTTCGACGTCGAGAAGAAGAACGGGGCGTGCAACTGCTTCACCCCGACGCCCCGGGCGTACGTCTACGACCCGGCCGCGGGTACGGGAGGGACGTGGACGCCGCTCGCCCCGCTCCCCCACACCAACGGCGGCGGCGTGACGCACGCCGGCATCACCACCGACGGCGTCGACGTCTTCTTCGCGGGCGGGTACATCGCCAACGCCGCCCGCACGGGGCAGATCTTCGGGACCAACCAGGTCTGGCGATACAACACGGCGACCAACACGTACACCGCGCTCCCGAACCTGCCGGCCGAGCGCGCCAGTGGCCAGCTCACGTACTTCGGCGGGAAGCTCTACTTCATCGGTGGGGCCAACAAGGCCCGGACCCAGGATGTCGGGAACGTCTACGTCCTCGACTACGCCGCCTTCAAGGCAGGCCAGACCGTCACGTGGGGCTCGGCAGCAGCGCTCCCCAACCCGCGGACTCACATGGGTGGGGTGGTGCTGAACAACCTGATCTACGCCGTGGGCGGCCAGCACGGAAGGGACGAGGAGCTCGTCACCCAGGCGTCGGTCCACGCCTACGACCCCGCCAGCAACACGTGGGCCCCCGTGGCGAGCCTTCCGCAGGCGCTGAGCCACATCAGCGGGGCGACGTACGTCCACGAGGGGCGGATCATCGTGCTCGGCGGTGAACGGGCCCACACCTCGTTCGTCAACACGGCCTACGCCTACAACCCCGCGACGAACGCATGGGCCACGCTCACGCCGCTCCCCGTCAGCCGCGCCTCCGGCGTCGGCGGGAGCCTCGGTGGGAGCCTCTACTACTCGACGGGCAACTTCAACCGGCCGACGTACCAGGGCACGCCGGGGACGCCCAACCAGCCGCCCACCGCCGCGTTCACGGCCACCCCCGACGGCGCCTCGCCCCTCACGATCCACTTCAACGCGGGCACCTCCTCGGACCCGGACGGCGCGATCGCCAGCTACGCGTGGAGCTTCGGCGACGGCACGCCCGATGGGACCACCGGCCCGACGATCGACCACACGTATGCGACGAACGGGACGTACACCATCGTGCTGACGGTGACCGACAACAACGGGGCGACGGCGACGGCGAGCCAGACGCTCACGGTCCTCGCCTCGGCCTCGCGTCCGTTCGTCACGGGGACGTTGCCGGCGAGTGGGGCGACGGGCGTCCTCCGCAACGCCTACGTCGCCGTCGACGTGAGCCTGCCGAACGTCGGCTACGGCATCGACGCGGCGACGCTGACGGCCGCGACCGTCCGGCTCTACCCGACGGGCGACCCGGCCTCGGCCGTCGTCGCCCAACTCAACACGAGCGCCGGCGGTGACGCCGTCGTGCTCCAGCCGACGACGCTGCTCGGCGCGAACGTGGCCTACACGTTCGAGGTCACCGAAGGCCTCCGCGACCTCGCCGGCCAGCCGTTCCTCCCGTTCACGTCGACGTTCACGACGGGCTCGCTCCCCACGGGCGCGCCCCCATCGAACGTCCAGTTCCAGCGGGTCTCGCTGAGCGCGGCGACGCCGAGCGTGGTCGGCCAGCACTCGTCGCTGGCGATCGGCCCCGACGGGCGGCTCTACGCCACGACGATCCAGGGCAGCATCAAGCGCTGGGACATCGCCGCGGACGGGTCGCTCTCGAACCTCCAGACGTACAACACCGTCCGGACGATGAACGGGGGGACCAATCGGCTCTTGGTTGGCCTCGCGTTCGACCCGGCCTCGACGGCGGCCGACCCGATCCTCTGGGTGACCCACTCCACGTTCGGGTTCAACAACGTCCCGGACTGGGGCGGCAAGCTGACGCGGCTCTCGGGGGTCGACTTCGCGACGGCCCAGGACGTCCTCGTCAACCTGCCGCGGTCGATCCGTGACCACGCGACGAACAGCGTCGCGTTCGGCCCGGACGGGGCGCTGTACCTCCTCCAGGGCAGCAACTCGGCCATGGGCGACGCCGACACGGCCTGGGGCAACCGGCCCGAGCGGCGGCTCAGCGCCGCTGTCCTCCGCGTCGACGTCGCTGGGCTGATGGCGGGCTCGCTCCCGCTCGACGTCAAGACGTCGGAGGGCGGCACGTATGACCCGGCCGCGCCCGGCGCGCCCGTGCGCGTCTTCGCCTCGGGCGTCCGGAACGCCTACGACCTCGTGTGGCACACGAACGGGGACCTCTACGTCCCGACCAACGGGTCGGCGGCGAACGGGCGCGCGCCGGCCAGCGTCGCCGGGACGATCCGCCCCGACGGCCTGCCCTACAACGGCCCGGCCGTCCCGGCCATCGACGCCGTCGAGACGCAGAACGACTACCTCTTCCGCGTGGCGCCGCCGAGCGGGGGCACGTGGGGCTACCACTACTACGGCCACCCCAACCCCACGCGCGGCGAGTACGTCCTCAACGGCGGCAACCCGACCGACGGCCTCGACCTCGCGCAGGTCGACCGGTACCCCGTTGGCGTCCAGCCGGACGCGGCGTGGGGCGGTTTCGCCTACAACTTCGGCCGCAACATCTCGCCGAACGGAGTTGTCGAGTACAAGAGCAACACGTTCGGGGGCGCGCTCAAGGGCAAGCTCCTCGTCGTCCGCTACAGCGGTGGAGACGACATCGTCGTGCTCACACCGGGCGCTTCGCGTGACATCGCGCCGGACGGGGACTCCCGGCTTCTCGTTCAAGGGTCCGAACTGTTCTCCGACCCGCTCGACCTGATCGAGAACCCGGCGACCGGGGACCTCTACGTCTCCGAGTACGGCGGCGGCGGGCAGATCTTGCTCCTCCGCCCGACCGTCAACCAGCCGCCGGTGGCGTCCTTTACGGTGACGCCTGACCCGGGCAACCCGCTCGCGTTCACGTTCGACGCCAGCGGCTCGACGGACAACGGCACGATCACGGGGTACGCGTGGGCCTTCGGGGACGGGACCATGGGGACCGGCCTTACGACCAGCTACACGTACGCGTCGGGCGGGTCGTACACGGTCGTCCTCACCGTGACCGACAACGAGAACGCGACGGGGACGGCCCAACAGACGGTCTCGGCCGGCAGCCCGGGGAACGGGCCGTTCCTCGAGGCTGGTGGGCTCGTCGTCGTCGAGGCGGAGAACGCGCACGAGTCGATCGCACGAGGTGGGCAGAGCTGGACGCAGACGCCGGCGGCGGGCGCCGTCGGGACGGCCCTCGGGGCGCTCCCGAACACGGGCGTCAACCGGAACGCTGGGTTTGTGGGCACGGCCCCGGAGCTCCGCTACCGCGTCCAGTTCTCGACGCCCGGTACGTACTACGTCTGGGGCCGTGTCCTCGCCGCGTCCAACGACGACGACTCGTTCCACACCGGGATCGACGGGACGGGCCCGGCCTCGGCCGACCGCCTCTTCACGGCGGTCCGGAACGAGATGGCGTGGACGAACACGACGATGGACTCGAACTCGCGGGCCACGATCACGGTCGGCTCGGCGGGCGAGCACGTCATCAGCGTGTGGATGCGGGAGGACGGCATGATCCTCGACCGACTCCTCCTGACGACCAACGCCGCGCTCACCCCGACCGGGAATGGCCCGGCTGAGAGCACCCGGAACTCGAACCAGGCGCCGGTGGCCTCCTTCACGGCCACGCACGACGGGGAGGCCCCGCTCTCGTACACGTTCGACGCGAGCGCGTCGACCGACGACGGGACGATCACGGGGTACGCCTGGGACTTCGGCGACGGGGCCACCGGGACCGGCTCGGCCCCGGCCCACACCTACGCCGCGTCCGGGACGTACACCGTGGCCCTCACCGTGACCGACAACGGTGGCGCGACGGGGACGGCGCAGAAGACGCTGGTCGTCGACGACGGGAGCCTCGCCGTGGTCGCCGAGGCGGGCGCGGTGACGGTGTCCCAGACGAGCGGGGCCCAGTGGCACGCCGTCGCGCTCCAGCACGCGTTCGCCGACCCCGTCGTCGTCATGGGCCCGCCGTCGTCGGGGGACCCCGAGCCGGTGACGGTCCGGGTCCGGAACGTCACGGCGTCCGGGTTCGAGTTCCAGCTCGACGAGTGGGACTACCTCGACGGGGTCCACGGGGCCGAGACCGTCGCGTACCTCGTCGCCGAGCGGGGGGTCCACACCCTCGCCGACGGGCGGCTCCTTGAGGCCGGGACGACGGGGGCGAGCGGGTCGATGAATACGGCCGCCCTCGCCGCCCCCTTCGCCGCCGCGCCGGTCCTCCTCGCGCAGGTCGTGTCGACAGGGAGCCCTAACGCCGTCACAACCCGACTCCGGAACGTCACCGCCACGTCGTTTCAGGTCAAGCTCCAGGCCCAGGAGTCGACGTCGGGGTACGGCACCGAGACGCTGGCCTACGTGGCCATCGCGCTGGGCACGACCGACGGGGAGTTTGACGCGGGCCGGACGACGGACCGGGTAACCAATACGTTCACCGGGATCACGTACGGGGCGCCGTTCGCGGCGGCGCCGGTCGTCGTGGCGGCGATGCAGACGATGAACGGGAGCGACCCGTCGACGCTCCGGACCCAGTCGGCGCTCCCAGCCGGGATCCAGATGCGCGTCGAGGAGGAGCAGTCGGCGGACGCGGAGACATCACACGGGACGGAGGTCGTCGGGTACGTCGCCCTCACCGCCGGGCCCGTCTACGCCCTGCCGCCGCCGCCGGTGAACCAGCCGCCGGTCCCGAACTTCGCCGCGACGCCGGATGGGGCGAACCCGCTCTCGTACACGTTCGACGCGAGCGCGTCGACCGACGACGGGACGATCACGGGGTACGCCTGGGACTTCGGCGACGGGGCCACCGGGACCGGCTCGGCCCCGGCCCACACCTACGCCGCGTCCGGGACGTACACCGTGGCCCTCACCGTGACCGACAACGAGGGGGCGACCGCGACGGCCCAGAAGACGCTCACCGTCAACGACGGGAGCCTCGCCGCCGTGGCCGAGGCGGGGTCGGCGACGGTGTCGCAGGCGAGCGGGGCCCAGTGGCACGCCGTCGCGTTCCAGCGCCCGTTCGCCGACCCCGTCGTCGTCATGGGCCCGCCGTCGTCGGGGGACCCCGAGCCGGTGACGGTCCGGGTCCGGAACGTCACGGCGTCCGGGTTCGAGTTCCAGCTCGACGAGTGGGACTACCTCGACGGGGTCCACGGGGCCGAGACCGTCGCGTGGCTCGCCGTCGAGCGGGGGGCCCACACCCTCGCCGACGGGCGGCGCGTCGAGGCCGGGACGACGGCGGCGAGCGGGTCGATGAAGACGGCGACGTTCGGGTCCCCGTTCGCGGCGGCCCCGGTCGTCCTCGGCCAGATCGTGACGGCGTCGCGGTCGGAGGCCCTGACCACGCGGCTCCGGAACGTGACGGCGACGTCGTTCCAGGTCCGGCTTCAGACCCAGGAGTCGAGTTCGAACGTGGGGCAGGAGACGCTGGCCTACGTGGCCCTCGAGCCCGGGACGACCCCCGGCAAGACCGACGTGGGCCGGACGACGGACCGGGTGACCGACGCGTTCGCCGGGATCACGTACGGGGCGTCGTTCGCCCAGGCCCCCCTGTTCATGGCGTCGATGCAGACGCTGAACGGGAGCGACCCGTCCACGCTCCGGCACCAGTCGGCGAGCCCGACGGGGATCCAGGTCCGCGTCGAGGAGGAGCAGTCGGCGGACGCCGAGACGGCCCACGGGACCGAGGTCGTCGGCTACGTCGCCCTCCCAGCGGGCCCCCTCTACGCGCAGCCGCCACCGTCCCTGGCTCAGGCCGCCTCGGCGGGCCTCCTGGCCGAGGCGCTCCCCGAGGCCTACGCCCTCGAGACTAACCGCCCGAACCCGTTCCGCTCGCGGACGACCCTCCGCTACGCGCTCCCCGAGGAGGCGTCGGTGCGTCTCACGGTCTACGACGCCCTGGGCCGCCGCGTCGCTGTCGTCGTGGACGAAGCGCAGCCGGCCGGGTGGCACGAGGTGTCGTTCGACGCCGGTGGCCTCGCGGCCGGGGTCTACGTGTGCCATCTCGAAGCGGGGGCGTTCGCCCAGTCGCAGCGGATGTCGATCGTTCGGTAG
- a CDS encoding sensor histidine kinase, which yields MIANAPHRREASHGSGHLRFDTDGRLAWTAGDVAVLGVRPEHVGMSASALGLALGYPEFGDDVACARRGTGVDRTVRHDHVRVRLELEDGAAGGSVVALVVPVRRRVRPVFRTAGGPSSPAGRGGPADAPTSVPRARRLLRAIISAERRERIRIARMIHDDLQQVLTASALWVDHLLEEDADPQHVGQQVQALLREAAELSHSIPNVLAPPPARMGLVDALEQFAIHFSRRFGFQARVHLVGAPRSIPEEAALVLYEAVRELLFNVYKHAGVAEATVEIAFEPGGARVTVEDLGHGFDLTDQQRVEGFGLSQIRTRLRLIGGSLTLDTAAGRGTRATVWVLSSTEPPEA from the coding sequence ATGATCGCGAACGCTCCCCACCGGCGAGAGGCCTCCCATGGCTCCGGGCACCTCCGGTTCGACACCGACGGACGTCTGGCGTGGACGGCCGGAGACGTGGCCGTTCTCGGGGTGCGCCCCGAGCACGTCGGGATGTCGGCGAGCGCGCTCGGCCTCGCCCTCGGCTACCCGGAGTTCGGTGACGACGTCGCGTGCGCTCGCCGGGGAACGGGCGTGGACCGGACCGTCCGGCACGATCACGTCCGCGTCAGGCTGGAACTCGAGGATGGGGCGGCGGGGGGCAGCGTGGTGGCGCTCGTGGTCCCCGTCCGCCGGCGCGTCCGACCCGTCTTCCGGACGGCGGGCGGCCCGTCGAGCCCGGCCGGGCGTGGCGGCCCTGCGGATGCGCCTACGAGCGTCCCCAGGGCGCGGAGGCTCCTCCGGGCGATCATCTCAGCCGAGCGGCGCGAGCGCATCCGGATCGCCCGCATGATCCACGACGACCTCCAGCAGGTCCTCACGGCCTCGGCCCTCTGGGTCGACCACCTCCTCGAGGAAGACGCCGACCCTCAGCACGTCGGGCAGCAGGTCCAGGCCCTCCTCCGCGAAGCGGCGGAGCTCTCACACTCGATCCCCAACGTGTTGGCCCCACCGCCGGCCAGGATGGGCTTGGTGGATGCCCTCGAACAGTTCGCGATCCACTTCTCCCGCCGGTTCGGCTTCCAGGCCCGCGTCCATCTCGTGGGGGCGCCTCGCTCGATCCCCGAGGAGGCCGCCCTCGTGCTGTACGAGGCGGTCCGAGAACTCCTCTTCAACGTCTACAAGCACGCCGGCGTCGCGGAAGCGACCGTCGAGATCGCGTTCGAGCCCGGCGGCGCGAGGGTGACGGTCGAGGATCTCGGGCACGGCTTTGATCTGACCGATCAGCAACGCGTCGAGGGGTTCGGCCTCTCCCAAATTCGAACCCGTCTCCGTCTCATCGGCGGGTCGCTCACCCTCGACACCGCCGCCGGTCGAGGCACACGGGCAACCGTGTGGGTGCTCTCGTCCACCGAGCCCCCGGAGGCCTAA
- a CDS encoding response regulator, whose protein sequence is MTSASQQRTRVLVVDDHPAIREALVWMIQNAPDLALSGEAGTADEGFTLIQRDVPDVVVVDVAMPDTHGLDFVRSLLSVYPDLGVVVYSIYDEMIYAERALRAGALGYVMKRESSAVVREAIRSVARGEAYLSRAMSSRILTRASGKPGKASGPLTDLLTDREIEVLQLLGEGGDLDEIASRLHVSRKTVETHRRHVKEKLELNSISELLVFAVRWTDT, encoded by the coding sequence GTGACTTCGGCTTCCCAGCAGCGCACCCGCGTCCTAGTGGTCGATGACCACCCGGCCATCCGAGAGGCCCTCGTCTGGATGATCCAGAACGCCCCAGACCTCGCCCTGTCCGGCGAGGCCGGCACGGCCGACGAGGGGTTCACCCTGATCCAGCGCGACGTCCCCGACGTCGTCGTCGTCGACGTCGCCATGCCCGACACGCACGGGCTCGACTTCGTCCGGAGCCTCCTCTCGGTCTACCCCGACCTCGGCGTCGTGGTGTACTCCATCTACGACGAGATGATCTATGCCGAACGGGCCCTCCGGGCCGGGGCGCTCGGGTACGTCATGAAGCGGGAGTCGAGCGCGGTGGTCCGGGAGGCCATCCGGTCCGTCGCGCGAGGCGAGGCCTACCTCAGCCGCGCGATGTCGTCCCGGATCCTCACCCGGGCGTCCGGGAAGCCGGGGAAGGCGTCGGGCCCCCTCACTGACCTCCTCACCGACCGGGAGATCGAGGTGCTCCAACTCCTCGGCGAGGGGGGCGATCTGGATGAGATCGCGAGCCGCCTCCACGTCAGCCGGAAGACGGTCGAGACCCACCGCCGCCACGTCAAAGAGAAGCTGGAGCTCAACTCCATCTCCGAACTCCTCGTCTTCGCGGTCCGGTGGACCGACACGTAG